From a region of the Orcinus orca chromosome 18, mOrcOrc1.1, whole genome shotgun sequence genome:
- the SMAD9 gene encoding mothers against decapentaplegic homolog 9: MHSSTPISSLFSFTSPAVKRLLGWKQGDEEEKWAEKAVDSLVKKLKKKKGAMDELERALSCPGQPSKCVTIPRSLDGRLQVSHRKGLPHVIYCRVWRWPDLQSHHELKPLECCEFPFGSKQKEVCINPYHYRRVETPVLPPVLVPRHSEYNPQLSLLAKFRSASLHSEPLMPHNATYPDSFQQPPCPAFPPSPGPPFPQSPCTAGYPHSPGSPSEPESPFQHSDFRPVCYEEPQHWCSVAYYELNNRVGETFQASSRSVLIDGFTDPSNNRNRFCLGLLSNVNRNSTIENTRRHIGKGVHLYYVGGEVYAECVSDSSIFVQSRNCNYQHGFHPATVCKIPSGCSLKIFNNQLFAQLLAQSVHHGFEVVYELTKMCTIRMSFVKGWGAEYHRQDVTSTPCWIEIHLHGPLQWLDKVLTQMGSPHNPISSVS, from the exons ATGCACTCCAGCACCCCCAtcagctccctcttctccttcaccAGCCCAGCAGTGAAGAGACTGCTCGGCTGGAAGCAAGGAGATGAAGAGGAAAAGTGGGCAGAGAAGGCAGTGGACTCATTAGTGAAGAagttaaagaagaagaaaggagccATGGATGAGCTGGAGAGGGCTCTCAGCTGCCCAGGGCAACCCAGCAAGTGTGTGACGATTCCCCGCTCCCTGGACGGGCGGCTGCAGGTGTCTCACCGCAAGGGTTTGCCCCACGTCATTTACTGCCGAGTGTGGCGTTGGCCCGATCTCCAGTCTCACCATGAATTGAAGCCACTGGAGTGCTGTGAGTTCCCATTTGGCTCCAAGCAGAAAGAGGTGTGCATTAACCCCTACCACTACCGCCGTGTGGAGACGCCAG TTCTGCCTCCCGTGCTCGTGCCCAGACACAGCGAGTATAACCCTCAGCTGAGCCTCCTGGCCAAGTTCCGCAGCGCGTCCCTGCACAGCGAGCCGCTCATGCCGCACAACGCCACCTACCCCGACTCCTTCCAGCAGCCTCCGTGCCCGGCCTTCCCTCCGTCGCCCGGGCCCCCGTTCCCGCAGTCCCCGTGCACAGCCGGCTACCCTCACTCCCCGGGAAGCCCTTCCGAGCCGGAGAGCCCCTTCCAGCACTCAG attttcggCCGGTTTGCTACGAGGAGCCGCAGCACTGGTGCTCAGTCGCCTACTATGAACTGAACAACCGTGTTGGGGAGACCTTCCAGGCTTCCTCCCGAAGTGTGCTTATTGATGGATTCACAGACCCTTCAAATAACAGGAACAGATTCTGTCTCGGACTTCTTTCTAATGTAAACAGAAACTCAACGATAGAAAATACCAGAAGACACATAGGAAAGG GCGTGCATCTGTACTACGTTGGGGGAGAGGTTTACGCCGAGTGTGTGAGTGACAGCAGCATCTTTGTGCAGAGCCGGAACTGCAACTATCAGCACGGCTTTCACCCGGCCACCGTCTGCAAGATCCCCAGCGGCTGCAGCCTCAAGATCTTCAACAACCAGCTGTTCGCTCAGCTGCTTGCCCAGTCTGTCCATCACGGATTTGAAGTCGTTTATGAGTTGACTAAGATGTGCACCATCCGGATGAGTTTTGTCAAG GGTTGGGGAGCCGAGTATCATCGCCAGGATGTCACAAGCACGCCCTGCTGGATTGAGATTCACCTTCATGGACCACTGCAGTGGTTGGACAAAGTTCTGACTCAAATGGGCTCTCCACACAACCcgatttcttcagtgtcttaa